One part of the Pecten maximus chromosome 1, xPecMax1.1, whole genome shotgun sequence genome encodes these proteins:
- the LOC117328410 gene encoding tigger transposable element-derived protein 4-like, whose translation MSKSIEQSKEGPGNPGGIIGSIDRRKTGVKRKMTTYTIETKYQAILAVERGDRSKSDIAREFGIPSNTLSTWLKSKEKIVTIYSNNGLSPARKRMRTAKFDDIEAALLKWFTHARDHNLSISGPMLRSKASDLAEKMGEQNFASSTGWVDRFKERHGICFKKICGESKSVDTSSDAMPKWADDLSEYQPNNIFNADETGIFYRLLPDRTLDFKGTDCHGGKRSKERLTALVCANMTGTEKLPLFIIGKSIKPRCFKNVSSLPTEYTANKKAWMTRDIFTDWIRKSDRKFARQHRRIAMVIDNCPAHPVIKDLRAIKLIFLPPNTTSNTQPLDQGVIQNLKVHYRKRLLLRHVKAIDRSQVPEISVLDAMRLLSLAWGCVTETTIRNCFHHAGFKTDADPTPIYSDDEDDIPLAHLANLPVPFDRYVSVDADLHTSATMTDDDIVDEILQRKNDNTDDYADAETADNDVSVPPEPTTDMTTDACALLIRALETHPNDNTYPLRHIRLFNPPLCRTNSYFDRFFLSMCRTANNTDANYSDYPSLASF comes from the coding sequence ATGTCGAAGTCAATTGAGCAATCCAAGGAAGGACCCGGTAATCCCGGGGGGATAATTGGATCAATTGATAGGAGGAAGACCGGCGTGAAGAGGAAGATGACGACATATACAATTGAGACGAAGTACCAGGCCATCTTAGCTGTAGAGAGGGGAGACAGGTCAAAATCAGACATAGCGAGAGAATTTGGTATTCCATCTAATACCTTGTCAACATGgttaaaatcaaaagaaaagaTCGTGACTATCTACAGCAACAACGGACTGAGTCCCGCTAGAAAAAGGATGAGAACTGCGAAGTTTGACGACATTGAGGCTGCTTTGTTGAAATGGTTCACCCATGCCAGAGATCACAATCTTTCCATTTCCGGTCCGATGCTGAGATCTAAAGCCAGCGATCTCGCAGAGAAGATGGGAGAGCAAAACTTCGCCAGCAGCACAGGATGGGTCGACAGGTTTAAGGAACGACATGGCATCTGTTTTAAGAAGATCTGCGGCGAGTCCAAGTCTGTTGATACCTCAAGCGATGCCATGCCAAAGTGGGCCGACGACCTCTCAGAGTATCAGCCGAACAACATATTCAATGCAGATGAAACCGGCATCTTCTACCGATTACTACCCGACCGGACACTCGACTTCAAAGGGACCGACTGTCATGGCGGGAAACGAAGTAAAGAGCGCCTAACTGCCCTCGTATGTGCCAACATGACCGGTACTGAGAAGCTCCCCCTGTTCATCATCGGGAAGTCGATCAAACCAAGATGCTTTAAGAATGTGAGCTCGCTACCAACAGAGTATACCGCAAACAAAAAAGCATGGATGACCAGAGACATTTTCACAGACTGGATCCGTAAATCTGACCGGAAGTTCGCCAGACAACACCGCCGCATCGCCATGGTGATAGATAACTGCCCTGCCCACCCAGTGATTAAAGATCTACGAGCCATCAAACTCATCTTCCTGCCTCCTAACACTACCAGCAACACCCAGCCGTTGGACCAAGGAGTGATCCAAAACCTCAAAGTACACTACCGGAAGCGCCTACTACTACGCCACGTTAAAGCCATAGATAGATCACAGGTACCAGAGATATCCGTACTCGACGCCATGAGACTTCTATCACTCGCATGGGGATGCGTCACAGAGACTACTATTCGGAACTGCTTCCACCACGCAGGTTTCAAGACCGATGCTGACCCAACTCCCATCTACAGTGACGATGAAGATGACATCCCACTCGCACACCTAGCTAACCTACCAGTTCCTTTCGATCGATACGTCTCTGTAGATGCTGATCTCCATACTAGTGCTACTATGACAGATGATGACATCGTTGATGAAATCCTGCAGCGTAAGAACGACAACACTGACGACTACGCTGATGCTGAGACTGCCGATAATGATGTATCCGTACCACCAGAACCCACTACCGACATGACCACGGACGCTTGCGCCCTACTCATCCGTGCGTTGGAGACTCATCCCAACGATAATACTTATCCTCTCCGACACATCAGACTTTTTAACCCACCTTTATGCAGAACTAATAGCTACTTTGATCGTTTCTTCCTGTCTATGTGCCGCACAGCTAACAACACAGATGCTAACTACTCTGATTATCCCTCACTTGCAAGCTTTTAA